The genomic stretch ATATTTTGGCGGTAATCGAGTAACTGACATTTTTCTTAAATGAAATCTTCTTCCCTCGGTAGGAAGAAAAATTTTTGGGGGAAAATATCAGAAAAATTATACAAGTGATAATATTGCATAATATTGCATAAACCGTATATCTCCCTGAGAAAGGAGGTGGTTGTTAGCGAAAAACTTGGGAGAATTAGTCCAGGTGTGTCCGGGTGTAAAACAAAGTGGTAAGTAAAATTAAAGTTTAGAAGGGAGGATATGTTAATGGGACCGGCAGAAATTAGCTTGATTATTTTAGTGATAATGATGATTCTTTATATAACCGAAATTATTCCTTTGGCGGTGACTGCTCTTGCCTCTTGTGCTGCCTTGGTGGTATTTAAGGTTGTTCCAGCCAGTGTGGCTTGGAGCGGATTGTCTAATGACACTGTCTTGTTGGTTGCTGGCATGATTGTTGTTGGCAATGCCCTGTTCGAAACGGGTACAGCTGAATGGCTAGGCAAAACGATTGTCCGTTTTGCCGGCGAGGGCGAGTTTAAAGTCGTTGTGGCCGTTATGGTTGTTACCATGGTTTTATCTGCGTTCTTAAACAACAGTTCAACCACCGCCATGATGCTGCCAGTGTTTGCCGGGATCATCGCGGCTTCAAGCGGTCGGTTAAAATCAAAATACTGGATGATGCCGCTAGCTATCTCCGCAGTTGCCGGCGGTCAGCTCAGTCTGGTTGGTTCAACGCCGCCAATTATTGTTCAGGGCGTGCAAACAGCAGCCGGTTATCGACCGTTTGGGTTCTTCGAATTTGCCCTGATGGGCGGCCCGATCTGCTTAGCATTGCTTATCTACACTTTTACTTTCGGCAAATGGCTTAGTCGGAAGATGTATGGGGAAAACCCTGAACCCAGTCCTGTCATGAAAGAGATGATGCAGTCAGCAGCTGCGGAAAAAGAAAAGATAAGAGACGTCAAAAAAATGTGGATTTCGGGGATTATTATGTTAGGCTGCATTATAGGTTTTATAACTACTAATGAAAAGGTTCTGCCACTAGGTACGATCGCCATGATCGGTGCACTAGCCTGTGTCATTACCGGTTGTATATCGGAAAAAACAAATTATCTCAAAATGGACTGGCCAACGGTATTTGTTCTTGGTGGGTCAATCGGTTTCGCTAGTGGTCTGGAAAAATCTGGTGGAGGAAAGCTTTTAGCAGATGCGATTCTTGGCCTATTTGGCAGCGCAATAACCCCGTTCATCGTTTTTGCGGTAATAGTATTTCTGGGAATGTTTTTAACCCAGTTTATGTCAAACACAGCTGCTACTGCCATGTTAGCTCCAATTGGTCTTGCAATGGCAAAAGCGGTTGGTATGAGTCCACTTCCAGTAATGATGGGCTTATGCACGGCCACAGCCTGCTCTTTCTCGACACCAGTAGCAACCCCACCGATGACAATGGTCCTCGGGCCTGGTGGTTATAGGTTCATTGACTATATCAAGTGGGCGGGACCATTTAACATAATATGTTACATCCTGACATTATTGATCGTACCTCTCATTTGGAAGTTCTAATAGTCTGAATTGGAGGTATAACAGCCCATTTTTTTAAATGCATTAGCCCCTCCAACACATTTTTGGCAGGGGCTAATGCATTTGGTTAATAATGGTATCTCTCGGAACTATGGGGTTTTTCAGCAAACCCTACTTAGCCCGCTTCTTTGCTACGATTGGCCTTCAAATCAGCAAAAGCCATGTGGCAGTGAACAGCGTGAAGATAACGGAATACTTCGGCAAGGCTAGCCTGGTTGTACCTCGAGTCCTATACTGGGGTAGACATAGCCATGCCAGTAGAGACGCCCGTTTGCTAGGCTTTAGCGGGAGTGGTGTATCAGACATGGCATTCGGACACGTTTGGCAGCTATGGCCTAGTACGGGATGCCAGGTACGAATATTTGTATGCTCACCTGAGCACGTCCTTGGTGGACAATGGTCAGAACGTCAGCCCAGGAGACCTTGCCGGTTACTTCAGGAATACCGGTTTTTTTCCACCGGGCCGTACCTGCACTTCAGCGTCAGGGACTACGTGCGCGGGCACCTGCTATCCCTGATAAGAGAATTATTTTTTCTCAGCAGGATTTTGGAAACAAATGTCAAATAGAAACAAAGAAGCTTTCTCCGAATATCAAGCCGAGACGAACGTATTTTACTGGTGGAGTGGGGTCTTCCTGAACCTGTCTATGAAGAAGCTGACGGAGCTCTTTAGTTTAAACCATTTCATCTTATATACCCTCCTGTAACTCCTTCCCTAGAAGAAACCGCTATAAAATACCGCATAGAACGAAACATACATCGAGTTCCCCTTTTATGGTCTCAGGCGCATTATCAATCGAAAGGAGGGATTACTGATCAAACGCAAAGCCATCAAGTGCTAACTTAAGAAAAAATATGAAATCGAGTATAAATGTATCCTTAGTTGTTGCGGGGCCTTTCTGGCCAATTTGGTTTATCTTTTTCGTATTTGGAATTCTTAAATTTTCTTTAGCATTTAGCCCAATATTAACAAACCTTCATAGTCAACCCGTGTAACAGTCAGTGTTTCTACCCTTACCGAGGTTAATACTGGTAGGTAATGCATAGGGGGGGTTGTATGAATCTTTCGATTGATGATGTAAAAAGTGTTTGGAAATGTTTTAGAAAAAATGAAAACAATAATTTTGAGCTTCCACTGGTAAGCAATGTTATTAAAGCGTCATGGGAAAGAAGCGCAAAGTATGGAGTAAATCCTTATCTGAAGTATGCGCCGGTTGTTCTAACCCCTCATGAATTGGCTCTACGAAAGGAACACAGTTCAGAGCTTATAACCCACAGCCTACCAACTATGAAGAAACTACACGATTTTGTGATGGGAACGGGATTTGTTGTTACCTTGACCGACGACGAAGGCTACATAATCGAAATGTTCGGTGATGAAGAGGCCATGAAGTTTACCCAGCCTGGAAAATTTATCGTTGGAGCAAAATGGTCGGAAGATGTTATGGGGACAAATGCGATTGGTGTTGCCTTGGTGGAGAAGCGACCAATTCAGGTGTTTGGTTATGAACATTATAGTTTGTGTGCATTTAATACAACCTGTTCAGCAGCACCGATTTGCGACCCTAATGGTAAAATTATTGGTGTATTAGACCTGACCGGACCATTTGATAGAGCGAGTAACCACACGCTTGGGATGGTAGTTGCTGCGGTAAACGCAATTGAGAATCAAATTGTATTACAGCGGGCTTTCGATGCCAGTGAACTGGCAAACCTTCACAAAACCATTATTATGGAATCAATGTCAGATGGGGTTCTGGTTGTAGACAAAAATGGTTATGTGACTCATCTGAATCGTGCAGCCAGCCAGCTCCTACGACTAGATCCAAGCAAATCAATCGGATGCAACTTGGCGTCGTTATTTGGGAGTAAGGATAACAAAAATGATTATTTCATGGATTTATTACGACGGGGTGTAAATATAAACGATGAGACAGTGACAATTAACGTTGGTAGTGAGAAAGTTAAGTGTAATATTAGCTGTCGTCCACTGGTTTTATCCAATGGCACGAGTAATGGAGCAGTGGCAATTCTCCGGGAAAATAAGCGGATAACTAGATTGGTGACCCGAACGATCGGGGCTCACGCAAAAATGTGCTTCGATCACATTGTGGGGAAAAATACTGCACTTGTTCAAGCAATTCAATTGGGCAAAGCGGCCGCTATGTCCCCGAGCAACGTTTTACTCCTTGGTGAAAGCGGAACGGGGAAGGACTTGTTTGCCCAAGCAATTCACAATGCCAGTGCACGCCGAGCGCAACCATTTGTAGCGATAAACTGCGCGGCGATACCTCGGGAATTAATAGCTAGCGAACTGTTTGGCTACGAGGAAGGTGCTTTTACCGGTGCCCGGAAGGGTGGTAATCCTGGAAAGTTTGAGTTAGCCGATCAGGGTACGATTTTCTTGGATGAGATAGGAGAAATGCCATTAGATCTTCAGGCCAGTCTCTTGCGGGTACTGGAGGAACGTGCGATTGTACGCTTGGGTGGGAAAGAAACGATTCCGGTCAATGTGCGTGTTATTGCAGCGACCAACAAGAATCTACGTCGTGAGATTGAAAAAGGCAATTTCCGAAGTGATCTTTATTATCGTCTTAACGTCATAATGATTGAAATCCCACCACTTCGGGCAAGAAAGGATGATTTGGAGTTACTGAGTATGTATTTTTTACGCAAGATAAACGAACGTCTGGGTCGGCAGGTCGAAGAAATTAAGCCAGAGGTGATGGAAATCTTCCAGCGATATGATTGGCCGGGAAATATCAGAGAACTGCAAAATGTGATCGAACGTGCGGTTCATGTTACGGTGGGTACAGCCATTACTTTGAATGATATACCGATGGAAATCGTAGAGGTTGGTGGAAAGTTCAATGCTGTTAACCAAGATTCAATGTCCAGTATCTCGACATCTGGACGTCAACTGGTTAGGCATATGGAGGAACAGTTAATTCGGTCTTATTTGCAGAAATTTGGGTCCAAGGCGCGAGTTGCCAGAGAGCTAGGCATGGCCAGAAGCAGTTTATATCGCAAGCTTGAGGAGTATGGTATTAAGTGAGCGATGGGTTAGGAGCCAATTCCTGGCCGGTGCAATATTGGCAGCTGCTTTATCTGTCTCGACGGGCCAGTCTTCACTTTGGCTGAGCTTAAGAAATTGCTAGATGAATATTAACCATTTAACGATAATTACCTTACCCTCCCTACCTCTTGATAACCCTCCTATCCTTTTTGACTCTGCCTCCCAGATTTGGGAAGTATTTTTTTTTTTGCCGAGAAGAGCATATACCTGCAATACGGCTGTCCGATATTTGGACAGCCGTATTGTACTTAGTTGTCTAAATATCGGACGTCAAAAGCGTCATCACATTTTCTCTTGATTGACTGGAGAGGCAATTTTTCTTGTTTGTGACTGGATTTTAGATTGGCATGTTATTTGCGTACCTTGCTAGTTAAGGAAAACAATGGACGAAGGGTCAGATGATTGGCGCCAAAATTGGCAAATTGTTAGTGGGGGGTCAAAGTGGATATAGGTAAAACCATTAACGAGATAAAAATCGGGGATAAAGCAAGCGTTACGAAGACTATTAGTGAGACTGATGTGTACCTGTTTGCTGGAATTACTGGGGACTTTAATCCTGCTCACGTTAACAGTGAATACGCCAAAGCCACACCCTTTAATCAACGTATTGCTCACGGAATGCTTTCAGCGGGGTTAATTTCTACGGTTCTCGGCACCAAATTACCCGGGCCAGGAACAATCTATTTGGAACAACAGGTTTCATTTCTGGCACCGGTTTTTATCGGAGACACAATTACCGCTGAGGTTGAGGTCATCGCAAAACTTGAAAAAAATCGGCTCAAGCTTAGGACTACTTGTTATAACCAGAATGAAAAAGTTGTGCTGCATGGTGAAGCTATTGTTATGCCCCGAAGGGAGGTGGTGTAAATGAGCGGGCGACCATACACAGTAATAATCTACGAGAAGGAGAATGGATTGGGACTGGTGACCATCAACAGGCCGGAGGCGCTCAATGCCCTGAATGAACAAGTCTTTCTTGAGCTTGGCCGGGTATTTGACGAAATGGCTGCTGATGACGAGGTCAAGGCAATTGTTTTAACTGGAAGCGGAAATAAAGCTTTTGCTGCGGGGTCAGACATCGGCCAAATGCGATCAATGACTACTCTAGAAGCACGAAGGTTTGCACGTCAGGTTAAAGAAGCTCAGGGCAAGATTGCCTCAATCCCGAAACCAGTCGTAGCGGCAATCAGCGGTTTTGCCCTAGGTGGTGGCTGCGAAGTGGCCATGTGTTGTGACTTTCGAATCGCCGCAGAGAATGCCAAGTTTGGCCAGCCGGAAATAAACTTGGCGATAATCCCCGGTGGTGGAGGGACGCAACGCCTGGCAAGACTGGTTGGGGTAGCCAAAGCTAAAGAATTGGTGCTCACCGGAAAAATTATTGATGCCAACGAAGCATTATCCATTGGTTTGGTGAACCTGGTTGTACCTATTGACGCATTAATGGATGAAGCGAAAAAGTTGGCCAGCAATTTAGCTCAAAAAGGGGGAGTTGCTCTGATGATGGCCAAGATGGCTATTGATCGGGGCGTTAATTTGGATTTAGAAAGTGCTCTGGATTATGAAATCGAGTGCTTTGCGGAATGTTTCTCAACGGCGGATCAGAAGGAAGGAATGGCGGCGTTCGTGGAGAAACGCAAGCCAAATTTTATTGGCAAGTAATTAATAACATAACATATACCCAAGGAGGATGAAGCAAATGGACATTAAGAACGTAGCGGTTATTGGTGCAGGAGCAATGGGACTTGGAATTGCCCAAGTATCAGCTCAAGCCGGTTATCAGGTCAAGCTTCAGGATATTTCAACCGAAGCGCTAGATAAAGCGATAAAAACCATTATCAAATCGCTGGACAAGACTGTGGAAAAAGGCAAGCTTACCGCTGAGGCTCGCGATCAGATTCTTGAACGGATTAAGACGACCATTGACCTGGCTGAAGCTGCTGGGGATGCTGACCTTGTAATCGAAGCGGTGTTTGAAAACCTGAATCTGAAACTCGAGATTTTCAAGAAACTCGAGGAAATAGCACCAGCTCATGCAATTTTTGGCTCAAACACCTCGACTCTTCCGATTACAGCCATGGCCGGGGTGACTAAACGCCAGGACAAGTTCGTTGGTTTGCACTTCATGAATCCTGTACCGCTGATGAAAGGGGTGGAACTGATCCGTGGTCGCCATACTTCCGACGAGACTATGCAAATGAGCCTGGATTTTGTAAAATCCCTGGGCAAAGAAGCGGCGATCGCGGTAGACTACGCCGGTTTCATCGTCAGCCGGGTGCTGGATGCGATGCTTAACGAGGCGGTTAAATGCGTTATGGACGGCAATGATCCGGCTGAGATTGACAAGGCTATGAAGATCTGTTGCAACTTCCCCATGGGGCCATTGGAACTTATCGATCTGGTAGGAGCAGAAATCGTTCTGAACGGCCTGGAGACTATGAAAGGTGATTTTGGGGACAAGTACACACCTGCTCCTTTGCTGAAACAAATGGTAAGAGCAGGAGACCTGGGACGAAAGACTGGACGAGGGTTCTATAAATACTAGTCAACTAAATCATTTTGAATGGGGGCAAAGACGTGCATATAAAGGAACTCTTTGATCTTAGCGGGCGGGTGGCGATTGTCACTGGGGGTTCGGTTGGTCTCGGCCAACAGATGGGAATTGCTCTGGCGGAGGCAGGAGCCAATGTCGTCCTGGCAGCCAGAAAAGTAGAACGGTGCGAAGCGGCAGCGGATAAGATAAAAAAAGAACTCGGAGTCAAGGCGATCCCGGTCCGTTGTGATGTCAGTAAATGGGAAGACGTTGAAAATTTAGTGGCGACTACGCTAAAAGAATTCGGTAAGATTGATATTCTAGTGAACAACGCTGGCGCCACCTGGGGAGCGCCAGCGGTTGACTATCCCTTAAAAGGCTGGCAGAAGGTAATTGATGTGAACATAAATGGGACGTGGTTCTGCTGCCAACAAGTTGGTCGAGTGATGATCGATCAGAAAAGAGGGAAAATCATCAACATTGCCTCGTTGGCAGCTTTTGTGGGGGCTGAGCCAGAAGCGATGGATGCGGTCGCTTATCAGACCAGTAAAGGAGGAGTTGTCGCCCTCACGAGAGATTTGGCTGTCAAGTGGGCCAGATACAACATTAATGTGAACGCAATTGCCCCGGGGTGGTTCCCCACGGATATGACGGATTTCACGTTGCAGAAAAGCGGGGAAATTCTTCTGCGGTATATTCCGATGCGGCGTTTCGGTCAGGACGATGAACTGAAAGGAGCCGTTGTTTATCTGGCTTCGGATGCATCGAGTTATGTCACTGGGCACACGCTCTGCGTTGACGGCGGCTATGTTATTGTGTAAACAGAGGAGGTATATGGTCATGAACCAAAATGATATGGTTATAATTAGCGCGGTTAGAACACCATTTGGAAGATTTGGTGGGTTTCTAAAGGATGTTGATATCTATGATTTGGGTGCCTATGTCATGCGGGCGGCTCTGGACCGGATCTCTTTCCCCGGAGAAAAAATCGATGAAGTCTGGTGGGGGATCGGGGATACCACCAATACCAAGGACCCGTATACACCAGTAGTGGCCCGGCAGTCGCTTCTTAAAGCTGGATTACCACCAGAAACTCCTTCGTGCACTTTAGACAAGGCCTGTGTCTCCGGGATGTCGGCGGTAAACTATGGCATTCGCAGTATCAAAGCTGGGGAGGCCGAGGTGGTGTTGGCTGGGGGAGCCACGAGTTTTAGCACGGTTCCATACCTGGCCCGCAATTTACGGTGGGGTGGTGTCAGGGTTGGTGGCTTTAAGCTAGAAGACCCGATCTTCCCGCTCGGGTATAAGGACTATGCTCCAGTGGCCGTTGATTCTGGGGACGTGGCTGTTGAATACGGGGTTAGTCGGGAGGAACAGGATGAGTGGGCGGTCAGGAGTCACCAGAAGTACGGAGAGGCCTATGCCGCCGGCAAGTTTAAAGACGAAATGGTGCCCTACGAAATCAAACAAAAAGATGGTTCAGTGAAGGTTCTGGAGATCGACGAACAATACCGACCAAATATAAAATACGAAGATTTGGCCAAATTACCAACGATCTTTAACAGTAAAACATGCACTGCTGGTAATGCACCGGGTATGAATGATGGTGCGTGTGCGCTTATTGTTACTACCAGAGGTAAGGCAGAGCAACTAGGTCTTAAGCCTCTCGCGACCATTCTAGGGATGGTCACTACGGCTGCTCAACCCAGATTACTACCTGTGGCGCCGGCGCTGGCCATTGGTAAACTCCTCGAAAAATTCAATTTGTCAATTGATGATATGGACTTGGTTGAAATCAACGAGGCTTTTGCCTGTGTTCCACTGGTCAGCGCGAAGATTCTGGCCAAGAACGACCCGGCTAAATATGAGGAGATTAAAAACAAGATGAATGTCAACGGGAGCGCGATTGCTGTAGGTCATCCCAACACCTGTAGTGGCGCCCGTCTTATGACGACTCTGCTCTACGAATTAAGACGGCGCGGGGGCGGGATCGGTGTCGCGGCCATCTGTGGCGGTCTAACGCAAGGTGATGCTGCTCTGATCAAAGTGGAATAGTGATAGTCCAAAACTCGTTTATCAGTGTTTGATAAAATTCAGCACCCGGTTAATTCTGTTAACCGGGTGCTCACTAGAATACTGTTGAAAGGATGGTTAAAATGACCAAACCCAAAGCGCTCGAGGGAGTTAAGATTATTGATTTCACTCGGATATTAGCTGGGCCATTTTGCACTCAGATTTTAGCGGATTTAGGAGCTGAGATTATCAAGATTGAAAGACCTGGCCCGCCTTCGGACGAAAGGACGTGGATTCCCTTCAAAGAAGGCGAGACTACTTATTTCTTAGGATTAAACCGGGGCAAACGAAGTATAGAATTAAATTTCAAGAATCCGAAGGCTATTGAGATTTGTAAACAGTTAATCAAGGACGCCGATGTTGTTGTCGAAAATTTCAGCCCCGGCACTATGGCCGATTTTGGGTTAGATTACGAAGAACTTAAGAAGATAAACCCGCGGATCATCATGTGCTCGATTTCTGCTTATGGTCAATATGGACCTTATTCCCACCGGGTCGGTTACGACATGCTGGCTCAGGCTATGGGCGGTATGATGAGCATCACGGGTTATCCCGATGG from Bacillota bacterium encodes the following:
- a CDS encoding SLC13/DASS family transporter, translating into MGPAEISLIILVIMMILYITEIIPLAVTALASCAALVVFKVVPASVAWSGLSNDTVLLVAGMIVVGNALFETGTAEWLGKTIVRFAGEGEFKVVVAVMVVTMVLSAFLNNSSTTAMMLPVFAGIIAASSGRLKSKYWMMPLAISAVAGGQLSLVGSTPPIIVQGVQTAAGYRPFGFFEFALMGGPICLALLIYTFTFGKWLSRKMYGENPEPSPVMKEMMQSAAAEKEKIRDVKKMWISGIIMLGCIIGFITTNEKVLPLGTIAMIGALACVITGCISEKTNYLKMDWPTVFVLGGSIGFASGLEKSGGGKLLADAILGLFGSAITPFIVFAVIVFLGMFLTQFMSNTAATAMLAPIGLAMAKAVGMSPLPVMMGLCTATACSFSTPVATPPMTMVLGPGGYRFIDYIKWAGPFNIICYILTLLIVPLIWKF
- a CDS encoding 3-hydroxyacyl-CoA dehydrogenase family protein; its protein translation is MDIKNVAVIGAGAMGLGIAQVSAQAGYQVKLQDISTEALDKAIKTIIKSLDKTVEKGKLTAEARDQILERIKTTIDLAEAAGDADLVIEAVFENLNLKLEIFKKLEEIAPAHAIFGSNTSTLPITAMAGVTKRQDKFVGLHFMNPVPLMKGVELIRGRHTSDETMQMSLDFVKSLGKEAAIAVDYAGFIVSRVLDAMLNEAVKCVMDGNDPAEIDKAMKICCNFPMGPLELIDLVGAEIVLNGLETMKGDFGDKYTPAPLLKQMVRAGDLGRKTGRGFYKY
- a CDS encoding thiolase family protein, which produces MVMNQNDMVIISAVRTPFGRFGGFLKDVDIYDLGAYVMRAALDRISFPGEKIDEVWWGIGDTTNTKDPYTPVVARQSLLKAGLPPETPSCTLDKACVSGMSAVNYGIRSIKAGEAEVVLAGGATSFSTVPYLARNLRWGGVRVGGFKLEDPIFPLGYKDYAPVAVDSGDVAVEYGVSREEQDEWAVRSHQKYGEAYAAGKFKDEMVPYEIKQKDGSVKVLEIDEQYRPNIKYEDLAKLPTIFNSKTCTAGNAPGMNDGACALIVTTRGKAEQLGLKPLATILGMVTTAAQPRLLPVAPALAIGKLLEKFNLSIDDMDLVEINEAFACVPLVSAKILAKNDPAKYEEIKNKMNVNGSAIAVGHPNTCSGARLMTTLLYELRRRGGGIGVAAICGGLTQGDAALIKVE
- a CDS encoding sigma 54-interacting transcriptional regulator, producing the protein MNLSIDDVKSVWKCFRKNENNNFELPLVSNVIKASWERSAKYGVNPYLKYAPVVLTPHELALRKEHSSELITHSLPTMKKLHDFVMGTGFVVTLTDDEGYIIEMFGDEEAMKFTQPGKFIVGAKWSEDVMGTNAIGVALVEKRPIQVFGYEHYSLCAFNTTCSAAPICDPNGKIIGVLDLTGPFDRASNHTLGMVVAAVNAIENQIVLQRAFDASELANLHKTIIMESMSDGVLVVDKNGYVTHLNRAASQLLRLDPSKSIGCNLASLFGSKDNKNDYFMDLLRRGVNINDETVTINVGSEKVKCNISCRPLVLSNGTSNGAVAILRENKRITRLVTRTIGAHAKMCFDHIVGKNTALVQAIQLGKAAAMSPSNVLLLGESGTGKDLFAQAIHNASARRAQPFVAINCAAIPRELIASELFGYEEGAFTGARKGGNPGKFELADQGTIFLDEIGEMPLDLQASLLRVLEERAIVRLGGKETIPVNVRVIAATNKNLRREIEKGNFRSDLYYRLNVIMIEIPPLRARKDDLELLSMYFLRKINERLGRQVEEIKPEVMEIFQRYDWPGNIRELQNVIERAVHVTVGTAITLNDIPMEIVEVGGKFNAVNQDSMSSISTSGRQLVRHMEEQLIRSYLQKFGSKARVARELGMARSSLYRKLEEYGIK
- a CDS encoding crotonase, whose translation is MSGRPYTVIIYEKENGLGLVTINRPEALNALNEQVFLELGRVFDEMAADDEVKAIVLTGSGNKAFAAGSDIGQMRSMTTLEARRFARQVKEAQGKIASIPKPVVAAISGFALGGGCEVAMCCDFRIAAENAKFGQPEINLAIIPGGGGTQRLARLVGVAKAKELVLTGKIIDANEALSIGLVNLVVPIDALMDEAKKLASNLAQKGGVALMMAKMAIDRGVNLDLESALDYEIECFAECFSTADQKEGMAAFVEKRKPNFIGK
- a CDS encoding SDR family oxidoreductase produces the protein MHIKELFDLSGRVAIVTGGSVGLGQQMGIALAEAGANVVLAARKVERCEAAADKIKKELGVKAIPVRCDVSKWEDVENLVATTLKEFGKIDILVNNAGATWGAPAVDYPLKGWQKVIDVNINGTWFCCQQVGRVMIDQKRGKIINIASLAAFVGAEPEAMDAVAYQTSKGGVVALTRDLAVKWARYNINVNAIAPGWFPTDMTDFTLQKSGEILLRYIPMRRFGQDDELKGAVVYLASDASSYVTGHTLCVDGGYVIV
- a CDS encoding MaoC family dehydratase: MGKTINEIKIGDKASVTKTISETDVYLFAGITGDFNPAHVNSEYAKATPFNQRIAHGMLSAGLISTVLGTKLPGPGTIYLEQQVSFLAPVFIGDTITAEVEVIAKLEKNRLKLRTTCYNQNEKVVLHGEAIVMPRREVV